One window from the genome of Paenibacillus azoreducens encodes:
- a CDS encoding peptidoglycan D,D-transpeptidase FtsI family protein — translation MSDYTPDHPEQEETKKKGNLNLRINLFFFSTFIIFCVIIIRLAILQFVEGPTLTEKESSNIVKDVPLPPIRGTIFDAAGVKLAYSTPTQSLYITLMKDYSQKNGIKNRPEAEELAQRLLEVFDKYGDSDKKMTKQDIIDAMDLDYKKYAGYSPRRIKMELNQKEIAYFSEHKSDFPGISIEEESVRHYDPDTVAVQTIGYIRTFSGSKSLAKYKGIDEAQRSADVTNDPGMIYTEPEFVGFDGLELMYQDELRGKNGYKKVPINPRNMPEGVDEIVPPVKGNNIYSTINKEVQLATEKAITDQLSWLHSHPVSGRTHPNATTGFAVAMEVKTGNVVAMASMPDYDPNIWQTGSVTPENWKKIQNIYLNGTIRSFSPGKKGDHPESVVLLGSTQKPLSVLLGLNEGLITTNTYYQDRGAAYFGKEGHQTRVQNSGGHVYGGMDPAKAIEKSSNAFMVEMIGNRLYNKYKDKSIGVWDEYMTKFGLGVLTESGLPGEWKGRKEYTNVKQAGSTQAAMAYASFGQQGKYTTLQLAQYTAMLANEGKRLKPQLVSKITDEKGNVVKTFKPEVLNTVNFPKSYWNEIRTGMKSSVSAFDDFKYPFARKTGTSTQQVGHQLVDNGVFIAYAPRDNPVLAVAVMIPEGGFGSQSAAPVARKIFDAYDQVYGLDGVPKGNLNTDANGNGNASSTGNTAQGNH, via the coding sequence GTGAGTGACTATACACCGGACCATCCGGAACAAGAGGAAACCAAGAAAAAGGGCAATTTGAATCTCAGAATTAACTTGTTCTTTTTCAGCACTTTTATCATTTTTTGCGTTATCATCATCAGACTTGCCATTTTGCAGTTTGTCGAAGGCCCGACGCTGACGGAGAAGGAGTCCAGCAATATCGTTAAGGATGTCCCGCTTCCGCCGATCCGCGGTACTATTTTTGATGCAGCAGGCGTAAAGCTGGCGTACTCGACACCGACGCAATCGCTTTATATCACTTTGATGAAGGATTACAGCCAAAAGAACGGGATAAAAAACCGTCCTGAGGCTGAGGAACTTGCGCAGCGACTTTTGGAAGTATTCGATAAATACGGCGATTCCGACAAAAAAATGACCAAGCAGGATATCATCGACGCCATGGATCTGGACTACAAAAAATATGCGGGATATTCGCCGCGGCGGATTAAAATGGAACTAAACCAAAAGGAAATCGCGTATTTCAGCGAGCATAAATCCGATTTTCCGGGCATTTCCATCGAAGAGGAAAGCGTCCGCCATTATGATCCGGATACGGTAGCCGTGCAGACGATCGGATATATCCGTACGTTCAGCGGTTCGAAAAGTTTGGCGAAGTACAAAGGAATCGACGAAGCCCAGCGCAGCGCAGACGTTACGAATGATCCCGGAATGATCTACACGGAACCGGAATTCGTCGGATTTGACGGGCTGGAGCTGATGTATCAGGACGAGCTCCGCGGCAAGAACGGATACAAAAAGGTACCGATCAATCCGCGCAACATGCCGGAGGGCGTAGATGAAATCGTGCCGCCGGTGAAAGGCAACAATATCTACAGCACGATCAACAAAGAGGTGCAGCTGGCCACAGAGAAAGCTATTACGGATCAATTGAGCTGGCTGCATTCCCATCCAGTTTCCGGTCGAACCCACCCGAATGCAACCACCGGGTTTGCCGTAGCGATGGAGGTTAAGACGGGAAATGTCGTTGCGATGGCCAGCATGCCTGACTATGATCCGAATATTTGGCAGACTGGCAGCGTAACGCCTGAGAACTGGAAGAAAATTCAGAACATTTATTTGAACGGCACCATCCGTTCATTCAGCCCCGGGAAAAAAGGCGACCACCCGGAATCGGTGGTGCTGCTTGGTTCGACCCAGAAGCCGCTTAGCGTATTGCTTGGCTTAAACGAGGGATTGATCACGACCAACACGTATTACCAGGATAGGGGCGCCGCTTATTTCGGTAAAGAAGGCCATCAAACCCGTGTTCAGAACTCAGGGGGCCACGTTTACGGCGGCATGGATCCGGCCAAGGCGATTGAGAAGTCTTCCAACGCCTTTATGGTCGAAATGATCGGGAACAGACTTTATAACAAATACAAAGATAAGAGTATCGGTGTCTGGGATGAATACATGACTAAGTTCGGACTTGGTGTACTGACGGAAAGCGGCCTGCCGGGAGAATGGAAAGGACGTAAAGAGTACACGAACGTCAAGCAGGCGGGAAGTACACAGGCTGCCATGGCCTATGCATCTTTTGGCCAGCAGGGGAAATACACGACTCTGCAGCTGGCGCAGTATACCGCAATGCTGGCGAATGAAGGCAAGCGGCTGAAACCGCAGTTGGTCAGCAAAATAACCGATGAGAAGGGGAATGTCGTCAAGACCTTTAAACCGGAAGTCTTGAATACGGTGAACTTCCCCAAATCCTATTGGAATGAAATCCGGACCGGGATGAAGAGCTCCGTATCCGCCTTTGACGATTTTAAGTATCCATTTGCACGGAAGACAGGTACGTCAACCCAACAGGTTGGCCATCAACTCGTCGATAACGGCGTATTCATCGCCTATGCTCCGCGGGA